In Mesorhizobium sp. J428, the genomic window GTCGAAGTAGGTCTGGAAGTGGTTCACGCCGACATGCTCGAACATGCCGACCGACACGATGCGGTCGAACCGCTCCTGCAGGTCGCGATAGTCGCGCAGCTCGAAATGGACGTGGTTCTCGAGGTGTTCGGACTGGGCGCGCTGGGTGGCGACGGCGTGCTGTTCGGTGGACAGCGTCACGCCCAGCACGCTCGCGTCGAAATGCCGGGCGAGATAGAGGCCGAGCCCGCCCCAGCCCGAGCCGATGTCGAGCACGCTCAGCTGCGGGCTCATCCGCAGCTTGGCCGCGAGATGCCGCTTCTTGGCCTCCTGTGCCTCCTCGAGCGTCATGTCGGGCCGCTCGTAATAAGCGCAGGAATACTGCATGTCCGTGTCGAGGAAGAGCCGGTAGAGCTCGCCGGACAGATCGTAGTGGCTGTGGACGTTGGCGCGGGATCGCGCGGCATTGTTCAGTTGGTGCACGCGGCGCAGGCCGTAGCGGATGCCCTCGATCGCGCGCGCCCACACCGCCTCGACGCCGGCTGGTCCCATGTTCTGGAACGCGATGCGCACCAGTTCGAAGACGTCGCCCTCGACGATGTCGATCTCGCCGTCCATATAGGCTTCGGGCAGCGCCAGCGTCGGGTCCAGCGCCATGGCGATTTCGGCGTGGCGCGTGTGGATCACCACATGCACATGCTGGCCGCTGCCATCCCCGAAATGAACCGATTTTCCCTTGGGCCCCGTGACGGTGAGGTTCCCCGTCCGGACCAGCCCGCTGACCACACTCTGCAGGAGTCTGTTCATCATGCAATTCCCGATACTAAGGTAGGCTTAATATAGCGGGGCTTGCAAATTCGGCAATTGTTCCAGTCGCTGG contains:
- a CDS encoding cyclopropane-fatty-acyl-phospholipid synthase family protein; this encodes MNRLLQSVVSGLVRTGNLTVTGPKGKSVHFGDGSGQHVHVVIHTRHAEIAMALDPTLALPEAYMDGEIDIVEGDVFELVRIAFQNMGPAGVEAVWARAIEGIRYGLRRVHQLNNAARSRANVHSHYDLSGELYRLFLDTDMQYSCAYYERPDMTLEEAQEAKKRHLAAKLRMSPQLSVLDIGSGWGGLGLYLARHFDASVLGVTLSTEQHAVATQRAQSEHLENHVHFELRDYRDLQERFDRIVSVGMFEHVGVNHFQTYFDKAASLLKPDGVMLMHTIGRSGRPVATNAFIRKYIFPGGYIPALSEILPAIERSGLAVTDVEVLRLHYAETLKAWRERFLANRDKAKALYDERFCRMWEFYLAASEASFRWQDLVVFQIQLTKSNAVLPITRDYIAEAEDELRGEDRDEPSPRRRNRQREDG